Genomic segment of Corynebacterium urealyticum DSM 7109:
CAAGGTCCTCGGCGGTATAGCGCTTCGTCGTCACTGGTTTCTTTTCTTCTTCCGGTGAACTGTGGTTTCTGACCTTCTCGGGACGTCGCTTCGTCCCTCGGGTGTTATCCGTTCACCTTCGGCAGGACGTACTCGGCAATCTCTTCAATCTGCTCGCCAGCCCGGCGCGTGGAGCCCAGCAGGTTGATGCTGACGTGGTTGATCCCGATCTCTCGTTGGGAGATCAGCAGGGAGACCAGGGTATTTCGCCCTAGCCGGTAGCCGAAGGTTCCGCCCTGGGCTGGGGCGTCCGGATCCTCGTGCAGGTCGATCCACATGGCCTCCAGGAAGGGTTTGAAGCTTCCTTCCCCGCAAGTGTCGACGACAGCTGCCCGCCACTGGTCGACGTTCTTCTGCTGGATGGCGAGTCCCTTGTGGTACATGAACCAGCCGTCGGTGTGCTCGGCTTTCCATTCCAGGCTCTGCTGACAGGAGCCGGTGGCCAGCACGGGCACGTGGTGGGCAGTGGGCTTCGGAAGCACCTCGGCGCCGCCGACCTTTCCCTCGGACCAGCGGATCGGACGCATGCTCGTGCGCAGTGCTTTGGTGTAGACGGCGAGGTGCTCGCGGAAACGTTCGTCCCTGGCACCCTGCTCCTGGTTGAATGCGGGAAATTCCTCCGGGCGGTCGCCGGTGGCGATACCCATGAGGAAGCGCCCGCAGCTGAGTCGGTCCAGGCTTGCGGCCCGCTTGGCCATCAACAGGGGGTGCTGGAAAGGGACGACGATCGCTGCGGTTCCCAGCGCGATTGTCGAGGTCCGTGCTGCGATGTAGCTCAGGTACATCCAGGGGTCGTAGACCTGCCCGTCGTCGCCGAAGGTCTCCACGCTCAAGGGGATATCGCGCGCCCAGACAGCAGAAAAGCCGCCGTCCTCGGCGAGACGAATCAGGCGTAGCTGTTCGGCGAGGTCGGCGGCGGGTTCTGTACTACTCCCCGGTCCTGCTGGGTGGGCTACCTCCGTGGGGCGTTCGCTGTCGCGGCGCCCGATGGGCAGGGAAAGCCCCACCGAAAGCCTGCCGGGCGCGAAGTTGCGCTGGTAGCCAGGCAGCTCGGTGATGGGGGTATCGGAGATTGAACGCAGCGGGGTCATACCGCCCACGCTAGTACAGCGCGAGCGCTAAAGCCCCTGCTGAACGAGTTAAAGCGCTTAGCGGGTCAGGCGGCGGTGCGTGACGCGGGACGGACGTGCCGCCTCCGGGCCGAGGCGCTCGACCTTGTTCTTCTCGTAGTCCTCAAAGTTGCCCTCGAACCAGTACCACTGGCCCTCAGCAACGTTGCCCTCCCAGGCGAGGATGTGGGTACAGGTGCGGTCCAGGAACCAGCGGTCGTGGGAAATCACGACGGCGCAGCCCGGGAACTTCTGCAGCGCGTTCTCCAGGGAGCCGAGGGTCTCGACGTCGAGGTCGTTGGTCGGCTCATCCAGCAGGATCAGGTTGCCGCCCTGCTTCAGGGTCAGCGCGAGGTTCAGACGGTTGCGCTCACCACCGGAGAGCACCTTGGACGGCTTCTGCTGGTCCGCACCCTTGAATCCGAATGCGGAGAGGTATGCGCGGGACGGCATCTCGTTCTGGCCGACGACGATGTAGTCCAGGCCGTCGGAGACGACTTCCCACACGGTCTTCTCCGGGTCGATGTTCTCGCGGTTCTGGTCCACGTAGCTCAGCTGCACGGTGGAGCCGACCTTGACCTCGCCGGAGTCCGGCTCCTCCAGACCAACGATGGTCTTGAACAGCGTCGTCTTACCCACACCGTTCGGGCCGATAACGCCGACGATGCCGTTACGTGGCAGGGTGAAGGAGAGATCCTTGATCAGGACGCGGTCGCCGAAGCCCTTGGTGAGGTTCTTGACCTCCACGACCTGGTTGCCCAGGCGCGGCGGGGTCGGGATCTGGATCTCCTCGAAGTCGAGCTTGCGGTACTGCTCGGCCTCCGCTGCCATCTCCTCGTAGCGCTCGAGGCGGGCCTTGTTCTTCGCCTGGCGGGCCTTGGCACCGGAGCGGACCCAGGCCAGCTCCTCCTTCAGGCGCTT
This window contains:
- a CDS encoding LLM class oxidoreductase, producing MTPLRSISDTPITELPGYQRNFAPGRLSVGLSLPIGRRDSERPTEVAHPAGPGSSTEPAADLAEQLRLIRLAEDGGFSAVWARDIPLSVETFGDDGQVYDPWMYLSYIAARTSTIALGTAAIVVPFQHPLLMAKRAASLDRLSCGRFLMGIATGDRPEEFPAFNQEQGARDERFREHLAVYTKALRTSMRPIRWSEGKVGGAEVLPKPTAHHVPVLATGSCQQSLEWKAEHTDGWFMYHKGLAIQQKNVDQWRAAVVDTCGEGSFKPFLEAMWIDLHEDPDAPAQGGTFGYRLGRNTLVSLLISQREIGINHVSINLLGSTRRAGEQIEEIAEYVLPKVNG
- the ettA gene encoding energy-dependent translational throttle protein EttA, whose product is MGEFIYTMKNVRKTHGDKVILDDVTMMFYPGAKIGVVGPNGAGKSSILKIMAGLDQPSNGEAFHDPGATVGILQQEPPLNEEKTVRENVEEGLGDIFEKKQRFEQIAEEMATNYTDELMEEMGKLQEELDAADAWEVDSKIEQAMEALRCPPSDEPVTNLSGGERRRVALAKLLLSEPDLLLLDEPTNHLDAESVLWLEKHLADYKGAVLAVTHDRYFLDHVAGWICEVDRGKLYPYEGNYSTYLETKAKRLEVAGKKDAKLQKRLKEELAWVRSGAKARQAKNKARLERYEEMAAEAEQYRKLDFEEIQIPTPPRLGNQVVEVKNLTKGFGDRVLIKDLSFTLPRNGIVGVIGPNGVGKTTLFKTIVGLEEPDSGEVKVGSTVQLSYVDQNRENIDPEKTVWEVVSDGLDYIVVGQNEMPSRAYLSAFGFKGADQQKPSKVLSGGERNRLNLALTLKQGGNLILLDEPTNDLDVETLGSLENALQKFPGCAVVISHDRWFLDRTCTHILAWEGNVAEGQWYWFEGNFEDYEKNKVERLGPEAARPSRVTHRRLTR